The proteins below come from a single Chitinophaga pinensis DSM 2588 genomic window:
- a CDS encoding suppressor of fused domain protein — MNTYEEHFEASCKLRDEYWNSVGKLDPDVIAHAINPSFMGGPRWPSLRQAYATIRQPERTIIASDGLSDPYDDMETNNANAPYNGFGLEVYVASEPIEGQVSNTWQFQLAYQAAQLMANHGNVIGLLEEMTYITSEFYDVDVPAEFVNQEGRVGVIMGLPDETVPDTVDLTIEPVKIVNVKLLTLAELEYVTQHGAEGRMKLAELLLQQGNATLSDLDRPSVV; from the coding sequence ATGAATACCTACGAGGAACACTTCGAGGCCTCCTGCAAATTAAGGGATGAATACTGGAATAGCGTTGGCAAACTGGACCCTGATGTGATCGCACATGCGATCAATCCTTCCTTCATGGGCGGTCCGAGATGGCCCTCACTCAGACAGGCATACGCTACTATCCGTCAGCCGGAACGGACGATCATCGCCAGCGATGGACTCAGTGATCCATATGACGATATGGAGACGAATAATGCGAACGCCCCTTATAACGGATTCGGACTGGAAGTCTATGTCGCTTCCGAGCCAATTGAAGGACAGGTAAGCAACACCTGGCAGTTTCAGCTGGCCTACCAGGCAGCACAACTAATGGCCAATCATGGAAACGTGATAGGGCTGCTGGAAGAAATGACTTATATTACCAGTGAATTCTACGATGTGGATGTCCCCGCTGAATTTGTGAACCAGGAAGGAAGAGTGGGCGTAATTATGGGACTCCCCGATGAAACTGTGCCCGATACGGTCGACCTTACAATCGAACCGGTTAAAATCGTCAACGTAAAATTACTGACACTGGCAGAACTTGAATATGTGACCCAACATGGCGCAGAAGGCCGTATGAAACTGGCCGAACTGCTCCTGCAGCAAGGAAACGCCACCCTGTCTGACCTGGACAGACCATCAGTAGTTTAG